In Phocoena phocoena chromosome 3, mPhoPho1.1, whole genome shotgun sequence, a single window of DNA contains:
- the LOC136121596 gene encoding LOW QUALITY PROTEIN: small ribosomal subunit protein eS4, X isoform-like (The sequence of the model RefSeq protein was modified relative to this genomic sequence to represent the inferred CDS: substituted 1 base at 1 genomic stop codon), which yields MARGPKKHLKRIAAPKHWMLDKLTGVFAPHPSTGPHKLRECLPLIIFLRNRLKYALIGDKVKKICMQHFIKIDGKVRTDITYPAGFMDVISIDKTGENFHLIYDTKGRFAVHHITPEEAKYKLCKVRKICVGTKGIPHLVTHDARTIRYPDPLIKVNDTIQIDLETGKITDFIXFDTGNLCMVTGGANLGRIDVITNRERHPGSFDVVHVKDANGNSFATRLSNIFIIGKGNKAWISLPRGKGVRLTIAEERDKRLAAKQSSV from the coding sequence ATGGCTCGTGGTCCTAAGAAGCACCTGAAGCGCATAGCAGCTCCAAAGCATTGGATGCTGGATAAACTGACTGGTGTGTTTGCTCCTCATCCATCTACTGGTCCCCACAAGCTGAGGGAATGTCTCCCCCTAAttattttcctaaggaacagacTTAAATATGCCCTAATAGGAGATAAAGTAAAGAAGATCTGCATGCAGCATTTCATTAAGATTGATGGCAAGGTCCGCACTGATATAACCTACCCTGCTGGTTTTATGGATGTCATCAGCATTGACAAGACTGGAGAGAATTTTCATCTGATCTATGACACCAAGGGTCGCTTTGCTGTTCATCATATTACACCTGAGGAGGCCAAGTATAAGTTATGCAAAGTGAGAAAGATCTGTGTGGGGACAAAAGGAATCCCTCATCTGGTGACCCATGATGCTCGCACCATCCGCTACCCTGATCCCCTCATCAAGGTGAATGATACCATTCAAATTGATTTGGAGACTGGCAAGATTACTGATTTCATCTAATTTGACACTGGTAACCTGTGCATGGTGACTGGAGGTGCTAACCTGGGAAGAATTGATGTGATCACTAACCGGGAGAGACATCCTGGTTCTTTTGATGTAGTTCATGTGAAAGATGCCAACGGCAATAGCTTTGCCACCCGGCTCTCCAACATTTTCATTATTGGCAAAGGCAACAAAGCATGGATCTCTCTTCCTCGTGGAAAGGGTGTCCGCCTTACCATTGCTGAGGAGAGAGACAAGAGACTGGCAGCCAAACAGAGCAGTGTATAA